Sequence from the Muntiacus reevesi chromosome 9, mMunRee1.1, whole genome shotgun sequence genome:
ggagaaaagggaaccctcttacactgttggtgggaatgcaaactagtacagccactatggaaaacagtgtggagatttcttaaaaaactggaaatagaactgccatatgacccagcaataccacttctaggcatacacactgaggaatccagatctgaaagagacacgtgcaccccaatgttcattgcagcactgtttataatagccaggacatggaagcaacccagatgcccatcagcagatgaatggataaggaagctgtggtacatatacaccatggagtattactcagccgttaaaaggaattcatttgaatcagttctaatgagatggatgaaactggagcccattatacagagtgaagtaagccagaaagataaagaacattacagtatactaacacatatatacggaatttagatagatggtggcgataaccctatatgcaaaacagaaaaagtgacacagaagtacagaacagacttttgaactctgggggagaacgtgagggtgggatgttttgaaaaaacagcatgtatattatctatggtgaaacggaccaccagcccaggtgggatacatgagtcaggtgctcgggcctggtgcactgggaggaccctgaggagtcgggtggagagggaggtgggaggggggatagggatggggaatacgtgtaactgtatggctgattcatgtcaatgtatgacaaaacccactgaaatgttgtaaagtgattggcctccaactaataaaataatatttaaaaaaaaataaattaaaaaaaaaaaaaaaaaaaaaaagaatgtataataaCTCCTCTATCTTGAGATTTTGCAAAATAAGAAGTCTACACTAAAGACTTTGGTGTGTTCTACCCTGTCTGCTTCGATCCTCATCACTATACTCCCCTTCTTACGTCACTTGTATCTCATATATCCACCAATGACTGATTTAAAAATGTCGTCATACAACTGCATTGTTATCAACGACAGTGTGTAGAAGGCTAATGTGGgtttgtgtactcagtcactgagttgtgtccgactcttgtggcaCCATGaactatatcctgccaggctcgtctgttcaTGGACCTCtcctggtgagaatactggagtgggtggccatttcctcctccaggggaccttccccaccaagGGGCTGAACTCGTgtctctgtgtcccctgcactgacaggcatatTCCTCACCACTGCGCCCTGGGAGCCCCGTCAGTGGACTTCTGCTGCAGTCACGTTCCTGCATCTTGATCCGTCATCCCTGCCCctgaaatgtgtgtgtgcgcctagttgctcaggcgtgtttgattctttgtggccccgtggagcccgccaggcccctctatccatggaattctctaggcgagaacactggagtgacatgccatttcctcctccaagagatcttccgtgtctcctgcattgcaggtggattgtttattttctgagacatcagagaagcccctgccACTGAAATACTTAAGATCAAATATGACATAACAATCAAATGATAGATTTGAGTATATGTTCAGTGTAGAAAACATAGATATACATACGGGTCATTGGCTGTATaactatatttgtaaaaaaaaatagtgatatgAATGTTCAACAATTCAATAAGCACAAAGTTCTGTGTTAAAGACAGAAACTGCAACTTTTCACCTCCCTGGATATCTCCCTCTTTAGAAATGTGCTATGAGCCATTTACCAATATTTATCATATCAGTATTTATCAATatgaataacttcagatatacagatgacaccacccttatggcagaaagtgaagagctaaagagcatcttgatgaaagtgaaagaggacagtgaaaaagttggcttaaagctcaacaagaaaactaagatcatggcccatccagtcccatcacttgatggaaaatagatggggaaacagtggcagactttttggggtttggggactccaaaatcactgcagatggtgactgcagcaatttgaaagatgcttactccttggaaggaaacttatgaccaacctagacagcatattaaaaagcagagacaacaagTACACACATGAACATACATATAAACGTACACACAAACAGAAgcctagcttccctggtggctcagatggtaaagcatctgcttgcaatgcgggagacctgggctcgatccctgggtcaggaagatcccttgtagaaggaaatggcaacccactccagtactcttgcctgaaaaattcaacAGGCTGAGAAGCGTggtagtctatagtccatggggtcacaaagcatcagacacaactgagcgaattcacttcatATCAAATATGTTTGTTACTTTTGTCCCATCTATTTTGAATGAACAAGCCAGGTTAAAATCTAAAGGGATGAAGCTGAAGTGTCTTGCTTCtgcttgtttctagaatttttctttATCTGGTCAAGAGACATGTCCTTTGGCACCAGACTGCTCCTGCACGTAAGTAATAATAATGTGGCAAAGCAGCAAAATATTTCTGGAGAACATTTTACTAAAATATATCTAATGCTCAATATTTACATTAAAGAGTAGAGCAGAGACAGTAATAACCATATTGTTCATTCTTCCAAAATCAGAGATAGTTAATTCTGCCATTATTTAATACACAATAATAAGTGAACTAGGcccccccaggtggctcaggggtaaggaaGCCTCCTGTAgttcaggagatgggggttcggtCCCTGATTTGGggagatgcactggagaaggaaatggcaacccgctccagtgtccttgcctggtgaatcctatggacagaagagcctggtaggcttcaacATTGAGTTGAAAGAGCCAGACAACGTCTTAGCGAttgaacaagcaaacaaacaaataaacacattatGATTCTTAAGTACTCAAGAAGTATAATCACTTGTATTCATAGTTGGATaggtatctttaaaatataaggtTGGATACTTCAACCTTGTCTTCAAGTGTTACTTTCATATTATGTTTGACATGCAATGAGCTTTCAGTAAGAACTGATTGCTGAGATAAAGCAGTGAAGGTTCCAACTAGTCACATACCTCATAGTTGACATCCAAATTTAGAGTCAGACTTTCTCAAAACTCCTATCCCACACTTAACCTTTTAAAATCAGACAGTGAGGAAATTTGTATGGGCTATTTTCTCATAATAAAATGCACTGAAATGAATTATATCTGGTTTACAGATAATACTTTGTCTCAAAAAGAGTGAAAACTTGGGTCTGTCATTGTCTCAGTCATTTCTGGAGCATTTCTACAAGAAGGATAAAGAAGAATGGATGGGGAAAGTTGCACTCTTTCTCTTGGGAATTAATAGTAGCCCTGTAATCAAAGTGACTCTATTTACCACATTTCTGGTTGTTTATCTCATTATTCCTCTTGCAAGTCTCAGTGTGATTGTTTTAGTTAGAACAGACTCCCAGCTGCACACACCCATGTAGTTtttcctcagccacctctccttcAATGACCTCTGCTATTCCACAGACACTGGACCCAGGATGCTGGCAGGCGTCCTCATCAAGAACAAATCTATCTCCTTCTATGGCTGTGCTCTGCAATTCCTGATCTCCTGTCCCTTGGCAGGTTCTGAGTGGCTACTGTTGGCAGTCATGGCCTGTGATCGGTATGTGGCTATTAGCAACCCCTTGCTTTATACAGTCAGGATGGCTGGCGAGGTGTGCTCACTGCTGATGGCTGGGGTGTATATGGTGGAAGTTATAGATGCTTTGATAAACAGAATATTAACCTTCCACTTATGCTTCTGTGGGTCAAATGAAATTAACCATTTCTTCTGTGACGTCCCTCCTCTCCTCTTGCTATCTTGCTCAGATACACAGGTCAGTGAGTTAGTCATATTTCTCATTTTGGGCTTCGCTGAACCAATTACCCTTTCAGGTCCTTTTGTGTCTTACTGTTACATCATACCAGCAGTGATAAAGGTCCACTTTGCTGAAGGGAGGTTCAAGGCTTTCTCCACCTGCACCTCCCACCTAACTGCTGTGGCAATTTTCTAGGGAACCCTGCTCTTCATGTATTTCAGGTCAAGTACTTCCTACTCTCTAGACGAAGACAAAATGACCTCCTTGTTTTATacccttgtgattcccatgttaaATCTTCTGATTTACAGCCTACAGATCAAAGATGTGAAAGAGGCTCTgatgaaatgtgaaaataaaaaatggtttCATGAAAATTTGCTCATATACACAATAatttatgaaaatcaaaattgGTTTGACTAATGTTGTGTGATTCCGTTTGTATTTATCCTATCTTCCAATCCTAGCAACATGTATGATTTCCTAAATGCCACAAGtttcattttatatcttaaaCTTCTGTTTAATACTCCTTATTTGTGGAACATTCTCAGactcttcatttttcaaatttgtgTTTCTTCAGCACTtatatgtgttaattttttttaattaattttctgaaaattagTGTTTTCTAAGTTGCTGTTGCACTCTATGTGGGCTTACTTTCATGGTGACTCCATCTGCTTTTATACTAATGAATCTTGCCATATAATGGAAGTGATCAATGCCAATTAAGTAATTATTAAAACTATTTCTAACAGACTGTAATCATGACATAACATAAAAAGccttgctgttattcagtcactgtgtccaactctttgcgaccccatgcatttaagcacatcaggcttccctgtacacacacataagcataacatcatttttatttaaaaactaaaagtgaaATCGTGTAGGAAACTCCTAGTTATCCCTACGGAATATACATATGTTGAGATTTTTGATGTTTTTACAAAATCTTTGTTTCATGAATGTGTTTAATGGAGAGTGTTGGTGGTTGTGCGTCTGTGTAGGTGTGTGAGGGTGAACGGGTATGCATTTGTTTTCTAATGTAGTGAATGAAAACTAAGTGGCTAGGTAAGGACTGGTGAACTGGAAATTGCTTGCAGATCAGAGGCATTCACTATTTCTGAATAAGTACAATATGGGCATTAAGGTAGAGGGGGACCAAAGACATACTTCTCTAAAGGTCTATGTTCCATGTGCAATCAGGTCACTTGTATGAAATAGCAGGTGATACATTACATCATATCTGTTACTTATTCCTGAGAGACTAAGGGGTCACCACCCAGGGAGCAGACTCAGAGATGATTATATAATCTGGGTCAGGCAGGAGGCAGTGCTGAACCCTCCTGCAGACAGAACTGCATGCACCAAACTAGTCAGGAGTTCTGGGACAGGTACTGATATCCTTGTTGTTTCTTTGATTTATATTTgagatttccttattttttaatgcttttttgaaAGAAGGTATTTTATATAAACAAAGGAACATATGAAATAgtacacacatttttattttagttagttGTACAGCTTGTTTATTTTAAGTACATGTAACTAGGGAATAAAAAAGGAGCAAACATGCATTATGGAAATGGTCAGatgattttactattttaaaaatttacctgttatattatacattatatataacatgtataaaaGCTTTAAAGGAAAGTATTTTTGCTTAATTATGTCTTTCTAAGCAGATATACGAGTTAAGTCCTAGGGTTGAAAACCTGCACAGTGATTACTAGACCACTGTTCCAAAGCTCTTCTCTATCACTCAACTACATTCAACTcctgttttttaaattctcctAGAACATAAGAGGACaagtggaggagaagggaatgacagaggatgagatggttggatgacatctgcgactcagtggacatgagtttgagcaagctctgggagttggtgatggacagggaggcctggtgtgctgcagtccatgaggtcacaaaaagtcagacccaactgagtgactgaactggctaACTGATGACATTATATATCACACAATTGGTTTGGGTAAAATATAACAGTGGGACATAAATTCCATTGTCCTTCCAAAGACAAATAATTCTTAAACCAAAGAAAGGCAGAACTCAGTGATACTGAAGAGAAACATGGCTCAAATTAAATAAtcaaacaatattaaaatttttagggAACTGGAGTGGGGCCACAGCTCAGATGTGAATGTCTCTGAGGTTACAGAAGTCTGACCATGACAGTATTTATGCTATGTGTCTTACAAAACCGTTATAGCAGAATACAAAGTGTGGAAGAGAGTAGGTTAGGGCAGAAAGGACTCATGCAGCAAACTAAGCTTTCTTTCTTGCCTCTATGACCCTTGCTACCAGCATCTCTGCAACTGGATCTCAAATGCTCTTCATTATCTCCCTGGTATAACTGCAACTTCCAAGCAGAAGAATGGTCAGCATTTCAGCATTTAGTTCATAGAGACCCTTGCACCCCCTTTTCCAAAAATCACCACCCTCTCTGTCCCAGCAGGTCCTGAATCATGAGCCATCTATCCCTCCTATGCTGAGGTTGGAAGGACTTGAGAGGTTAATGGGGAAGTGAAGACTTCTTATATTCAGAAACTGGCTATCGTCCTGCCCTCTCCAAAGGGGGAATAGTAAAGCAATATATTCATCACCTGTGCTTCTTACTTACTACTCTTCTCTAACACAGGATATAacatttctgctgctgctaagtcgcttcagttgtgtccaactctgtgcgaccccagagacggcagcccaccaggctcccccatccctgggattctccaggcaagaacactggagtgggttgccatttccttctccagtgcatgaaagtggaaagtgaaagtgaagtcgcatgggactcctagcgaccccatggactgcagactaccaggctcctctgtccacgggattttccaggctagagtactggagtggggtgccagcgCCTTCTCTGAACAACATTTCTAcatcactgaaaaacaaaacaagccaaaACACCCAGCAATCTTGTCAGAAGACAAGTTATGTGAACCACCTAATTGTGAGACCCTTGCTTCGCTCAGAGCACATCATTTTGTTAGTGTTAGACAGGAGcagcaaagtgttagtcaccctgtcatgcctgactctgcgaccccatggactgtagagcccaccaggatcctctgttcatgaaattctccaggcaataatgctggagtggatagccattcccttctccacgatatcttcccgacacagggatcaaacccaggtcacctgcattgcaggcaaattctttacatctCAGCCCTCAGGAAAGCCACAAACATGGTCATAAATAGTTCACAAGTTGGATTGGAAACAGTCTGATTTAGTTCGGTTGCAAGGGCACTGCAAAACTGCACAGTGCTTTGCAAATGCATTGTTGGcaacattattttttcatttatataaaattggaGAATATTTCTCAGAGTCTGTTGGCCTCATGCAGTCCTAGGAAGGTCTGTCTCTTTTCTTGATAACTGAAATCTACAAAAGGACCCGGAGTTTATCTATAAAAGTAGTAAATTGATATATTTACCtccatttccatttcctctttcacagcCAGGAATTTCCCGACATACCTGAGGGATGACTGCTGAGAACTGCAGTGTGgctcctgacttcacattccgagGACTGTCAGACAACAGGCATGTGCAGCAGGGCCTCTTCCTGCTCTTCCTGCTGGTTTATGGTGTGACTGTGATTGCCAATGTCGGGATGATCCTGCTGATCAAGGCGGACCCAAGACTGCATACACCCATGTATTATTTCCTGAGCAATCTTTCCTTCTGTGATGTCTGCTACTGCTCTGCTGTCTCTCCCAAGATGCTGGCTGATCTCCTATCTGAGCATAAAAGGATTCCATTTGACTTGTGTGCCATGCAGATGTATTTCTGGGGGATATTTGGAGATGTGGAATGTCTCATGTTGGCTGTCATGGCTTATGACCGTTATGTCGCCATTTGTAATCCACTTCTTTATACAGTTTCCATGTCCACAAAACTCTGTACCCAGCTAATATCTGTGGTCTATGTGGAAGGTTTGGTAGATTCAGCAATCCACACCTGTTGTACATTTCGATTATCATTTTGCAGTTCTAATGTCATCGATCACTTTTTCTGTGACTTCCCAGCCTTGCTAGCCCTCTCCTCCTCAGATACATCCATCAATGAGATAATGCTGTTCATATCCAGTAGCTGTGTTGTGGGGACCAGCATTATCACTGTCCTCCTCTCCTACACCTGCATCATAGCAACCATCCTTAGGATGAACTCAGCCGAGGGGCGACGCAAAGCTTTCTCTACCTGTGCTTCCCATTTAACTGCTGTGGCTATATTTCACGGCACGCTCCTGTTCATGTATTTCAGACCCAGCTCCAGTTACTCCATGGACACAGACAAAATAGCCTCTGTATTCTACACAGTTGTCATCCCCATGCTAAACCCACTGATTTACAGTTTAAGAAATAAGGATGTGAAAGTTGCCATAGGAAAACTAATCAGTACTAAATTGCGTTCTGAGTGATACAGTGTTTTCAACTGAAACTACACATGTAAAGATTCGGGGAGCGGAAGCTCAGGTACTGATAGATGCTTGTGGTCTCATCATTACAGTCTTCTGGATATTCCCAATTACTTACCTCTGTGCCTAAAGTGAGTATTGAAAGTAGTCATCAGTTATCTTAATTTAAAGGGGAGAAATGTGGTCACTTTGCTGTTTTGCAGAGAGGGTCTTTTTATACCTCTTTCCTTGGGTAAGCCTCCTGTGAGATAGCATTCACCGAGCAACCCCTCCACCTATGTCAATTCAACTTACCATCCTATGATTCcagtacattttttaaacaacagGTTTAATAAAGTTGCTAAGCAATAAGGAAATACTAGTGGGTCAAATAGTTTTTTTGTACATGTTTTATGTACTTGTATCACCCTATAACTCTGTCATCATAGTATGTAAAATTGTAGAGGTAGTGAATAAATactttcatatataaataaattcataaaaaataagaatacatgTAAAATCATTTGTTGTATTTCAAAGCTCGATAAACACaagttcctttcctttctcattcACCCATTatctattttgatatttattatgTTGGGCTTCAGAATGCCATTCAAAAACACTTATTGATTAAATGAATGAGGGCCCCTTGCAATATCAAACAAAGGAGTCCTTGTAAATTTACCAAATACACTAGCAAGAACCCCTCCCTTTATCTCACTTTATTCTAGTATATTTCCTGTGCCtcgcaggtggtaaagaacctacctgccagtgcaggaggaatagagacgtgggcttgatccttgggctgggatgatcccctggaggagggcatggcaacccacttcagtatccttgcctggagaatccgatggacagtcaagcctggtgggctttagtccatggggttgttaagagtcaggcacaactgaagctacttagctcACACGCATATTCACTGTAAAAGAAATATATCTCTGTTTCATGCCTCCAGCCTCAGTTGAATGAATAAGAGACAGGGATCACAGGGATTGGCAGATCTTCTTGAATAGTCTATTCCTTATAATTCTGCCCAATAATACCACTAAGTAGACTTAGGATCATATGCACTAGATTGCTACTGCACTGCAGAGGCTGGTTATCATCCTGTGGATGTTCTATCTTGCCAATATTGCAGAGACCAGACACGGTGCTCTCCACAGAGGTACAGAAACTCATGATTGGAAGTTGGGGGATGAAGAACCTGGATCTTCTTTAAAGGTCATTGGGAAAGACAACTCCACCTCCTGAGGTGTTCCTAGCATTAGCCTTTTGCTGTCATTATTTTTAGTCAcaaattcgtgtctgactctattgtagagtgccaggctcctctgtccatgggatttgtcaggcaagaatattgaagtgggttgccattttcttctccagaggatcttcctgacggagggattaaacccgtgtccTTTGCATTATTAGCCATTAtcagttaatattaaaaaaaaaaaaaaaaagcccaattgctatcttttaaatgaaagagaaagttatCATCTTAAGTATTGGTAtacaagaaaataagaaacaaacacaaGGTAATGTTtagaattttattatatttgcggTGATTGATATTGGCTCTCTGTGTATCTGCGACATGTACTGGAACTTTATTCTAAACAGAATTTTAGTAGTAGTCATCATAAAGAACTGAATGTTAGGTAAATCTAGTATTTATTCCAGTAATTTATTTGTGTTAActgcttatttatccatttattaaaaaaaaaaaaaaaaacaagcatagCACTATGTCAAGCCATCAGGACTGTTTATGTTGCTGTCAAGAAAGAATCCTGTAAACACACTTTTCAAAGTCTGGAAACACAGTAATGGGATCTACAAGGTTTGTCCCTTAGATCCTCTTCCCTAACATTATATATCCCTTCGGTGTACATGATGTGTTGTATGTTATGTACCTCATATATCATAAGCCTGAAACaacatgttaaaatgaaaatttcagcaCGTTATTTGCCAGCAGCGACTTATTACACAAAGTCTAAAGAGGAAGAAACATGTTTTACTTGTTGTCCATGTTGCTCAGTGgctaactcgtgtctgactctttgggaccccaagaactacagcatgccaagctcatctgtcctccactatctctcagagtttgctcaaattcatgtccattttggGAATGACTCTgtctagccatctcatcatctgtgtccccttctcctcctgcttacagtctttcccagcacccgggtcttttccaatgagtcagttctttgcatcaagtgggcaaagttttggagcctcagcttcagcatcagtccttccaatgaatattcagatttgatttcctttagtattgactggtttgatctccttgcagtccaagggagtcacaagagtcttctccaacacgacagttcaaaagcatcagttcttcaccattcagccttctttatggtccaactctcacatccatacatgatggctggaaaaaccatagctttgactacacaggtctttgtcagcaaagtgatgtctctgctttttaataatctgtccaggtttgtcatcactttccttccaaagaacaagcatctCTTAATCTCATGGTAGCAGTCActatccccagtgattttggagctcaggaaaataaaatctgtaattgTTTCCCATTTATCTgcttctatttgccaagaaggtcagtttacattccaatccaaaagaagggcaatggcaaggaatgttcaaactgaCAGACAACTGCACTTATTTCACAAATAGCAAGGCGATGCTAAAAATCCTTCtcctaggtttcaacagtacatgaatagAGTgtccagatgtaaaagctggatttagaaaatgcagaggaaccagaaattaaattgccaacttctgtttcatcacaggaaaagcaagataatttcagaaaaacatctgcttaaatgactacactaaagcctttgactgtgtggatcacaaaaatctgtggaaaattcttaaagagatggaaatagcagaccaccttcctgagaaacctatatgcaggtcaaacagcaatagttagaaccagacatagaacaactgattggttcaaaattgggaaaggagtacgtcaaggctatatgttgtcacaccacttatttaacttacaggcagagtacctcatgtgaaatgctgggctggatgaaccgtaagctgaaatcaagattgttggcagaaatatcaacaacctagaatatgcagatgatatcactctaatgacagaaagtgaagaggaactaaagagcttcttgatgaaggtgaaagaagaaagtgaaaaaaacagttgaaagctcaacattcaaaaaactaagatcatggcatctggtcccatcacttcttggcaaacagacggagaaaaaatggaaacttacagactttattttgttgggtcCCAAAactactgtggatggtgactgcaaccatgaaattaaaagaagaaaagctacaacaagtTTAgagtataaaaaagcagagacatcactttgccaacaaaggtctgtgtagtcaaaatatgatttttccagtcatcatgtacagatgtaagaattgtacataaagaagcctgagtccAAAGAATCGATGTTTTcaacctgtggtgctggagaagactcttgagagtcccttggacagcaaggagatcaaaccagtgaatcctaaaagaaatcagtcctgtatattcattggaaagactcatgataaagctgaagctccaatatgtgGGTTACCTGATCCAAAGAGTCAAAtagttggaaaagaccttgaattTGGGAACAActtaaggcaggaggaaaagtgtacaacagagaatgagatggtcggacggcattcagttcaattcagttcagtcactcagtcgtgtccgactctttgagaccccgtgaaccgcagcatgccagccctccctgtccatcaccaactcccagagtccacccaaacccacatccattgagttggtgatgccatccaacgatctcatcctttgtcctccccttctcctgccttcaatctttcccagcatcaggggcttttcaaaggagtcagttctttgcatcaggtggccaaactattggagattcagcttcaacatcatttcttccaatgaacacccaggactgatctcctttaggatggactggttggatctcgttgcagtccaagggactcttaagagtcttctccaacactacagttcaaaagcatcaattctttgatgctcagctttctttataatccaattaggacatccatacatgaaaacccatagccttgactagacagacttttgttggcaaagtaatgtctctgccttttaatatgctgtctaggttggtcataactttccttccaaggagtaagcatcttttaatttcatggctacaattaccatctgcagtgattttggagtgcagaaaaataaagtcagccactgtttccaccgtttccccatctatttgccatgaagtgatgggaccgaatgccatgatcctagctttctgaaggttgagctttaagccaactttttcactctcctctttcactttcatcaagaggatcttgagttcttcttcactttctgccctaaaggtggtgtcatctgcatatctgaggttattgatatttctccaggcagtcttgattccagcttgtgcttcctccagccccgtttctcatgatgtactctgcatacaagttaaataagcaaggtgacaatatacagccttgacgtactccttttcctatttggaaccagtctgttgttccatgtccagttctaactgttgcttcctgactgactcaatagacatgagtttgataaaactctgggagatgatgaaggacagggaagcctggtgtgctgcagcctatgaggctgcaaagagttagacatgacttagtgagtgaacaccaaaatttgccatgaaatgttgCAACCAGATGTCattatctt
This genomic interval carries:
- the LOC136175599 gene encoding olfactory receptor 5W2-like gives rise to the protein MTAENCSVAPDFTFRGLSDNRHVQQGLFLLFLLVYGVTVIANVGMILLIKADPRLHTPMYYFLSNLSFCDVCYCSAVSPKMLADLLSEHKRIPFDLCAMQMYFWGIFGDVECLMLAVMAYDRYVAICNPLLYTVSMSTKLCTQLISVVYVEGLVDSAIHTCCTFRLSFCSSNVIDHFFCDFPALLALSSSDTSINEIMLFISSSCVVGTSIITVLLSYTCIIATILRMNSAEGRRKAFSTCASHLTAVAIFHGTLLFMYFRPSSSYSMDTDKIASVFYTVVIPMLNPLIYSLRNKDVKVAIGKLISTKLRSE